The Puntigrus tetrazona isolate hp1 chromosome 4, ASM1883169v1, whole genome shotgun sequence genome includes a window with the following:
- the LOC122343294 gene encoding putative transporter SVOPL isoform X2: MALKRSSSMKTQLVNAIQLQEVELEEEINTSSSNSTHAEAAEAKEPKCYTVEEAVESIGFGRFHILLFVIMGSANIVEAMEIMLLAVVSPEIRCEWRLEDWQVALVSTMVFLGFMVCGVLCGYVADKYGRWKVVFGGFIWASYFSLLTSFSPSYGWFIFLRCMVGCGVAATSQGFVLKTEFIPAKYRAFLLPLAAVFWMLGSMLIIILGMTVVPTMGWRWMIRFSIIPSIILIGLFMFIPESARFQVSAGNVQGAMSTLNWIARMNGASLPEGELREPEVLERGNAITLISPAFRRTSLLLWYSWFVASFSYYGSVLSGSELLEKNLLCMTDADPEHQIKHNQEEALCYCIPFNMADYQTLLISCLGEVALIPLNIGLLNIFGRKPSLAILQVLSAFFFMIVNICTTMMGFTILLFLLRSVVSMNFNVVYIYTAEVYPTAVRSIGMGFCTSFSRVGGMIAPFIAQVLMSKSVILALSPFALACVICAVGVLFLPIETRGRALLQDA, from the exons ATGGCATTAAAGCGCTCGTCTTCCATGAAGACCCAGCTGGTCAATGCCATCCAGCTTCAGGAAgtggagctggaggaggagatCAACACAAGTAGCAGTAATAGCACACATGCCGAAGCTGCTGAGGCCAAAG AACCAAAATGCTACACCGTGGAGGAGGCTGTGGAGAGCATTGGCTTCGGACGCTTCCACATATTGCTTTTTGTCATCATGGGTAGTGCCAAT ATAGTGGAGGCAATGGAGATCATGTTGTTGGCTGTGGTTTCTCCTGAGATCCGCTGCGAATGGCGTCTAGAGGATTGGCAGGTGGCCCTTGTCTCCACG ATGGTGTTCCTCGGTTTCATGGTCTGTGGCGTCCTCTGTGGTTATGTTGCCGACAAATATGGACGTTGGAAG GTGGTGTTTGGAGGCTTTATATGGGCATCGTATTTTTCTCTGCTCACTTCATTCTCTCCATCGTATGGATGGTTCATCTTCCTGCGCTGTATGGTGGGCTGTGGTGTTGCAGCAACATCTCAAGG GTTTGTTTTGAAGACTGAATTCATCCCAGCCAAATACAGAGCTTTTCTGCTGCCTCTTGCCGCG GTCTTCTGGATGCTGGGTTCtatgcttattattattctcGGTATGACAGTGGTGCCTACAATGGGTTGGCGCTGGATGATCCGTTTTTCTATAATCCCCAGCATCATTCTCATTGGACTCTTCATG ttTATTCCCGAGTCTGCACGGTTCCAGGTCTCAGCAGGCAATGTACAAGGAGCCATGTCAACACTTAACTGGATCGCGAGGATGAATGGCGCCTCCTTACCTGAAGGAGAACTACGGGAACCTGAAGTG TTAGAAAGAGGAAATGCCATCACTCTGATCAGCCCAGCTTTTAGAAGAACATCACTTTTGCTGTGGTACTCCTG GTTTGTGGCCTCCTTCTCCTATTATGGCTCGGTTCTGAGCGGCTCTGAGTTGCTGGAGAAGAATCTTCTATGTATGACGGACGCTGATCCAGAGCACCAGATCAAACACAACCAGGAGGAGGCGCTGTGTTACTGTATCCCGTTCAACATGGCTGATTACCAGACTCTcctcatcagctgtttgggcgAGGTGGCAC TTATACCCCTTAATATTGGCCTGTTAAATATATTTGGACGGAAGCCCAGTTTGGCCATACTTCAGGTGTTGTCAGCCTTTTTCTTCATGATTGTTAATATTTGCACAACAAT GATGGGTTTCACTATACTGCTCTTCCTTCTCCGCTCCGTGGTTTCTATGAATTTTAATGTCGTCTACATTTACACAGCAGAG GTTTATCCCACGGCCGTACGCTCAATTGGAATGGGCTTTTGCACATCCTTCAGTCGAGTCGGAGGAATGATCGCACCATTTATTGCACAG GTGTTAATGTCTAAGTCTGTGATTCTGGCCCTGTCGCCGTTTGCCTTGGCGTGTGTGATTTGTGCGGTGGGAGTGTTGTTTTTGCCCATTGAGACCAGAGGACGTGCGTTACTA CAAGACGCCTGA
- the LOC122343294 gene encoding putative transporter SVOPL isoform X1, translating to MALKRSSSMKTQLVNAIQLQEVELEEEINTSSSNSTHAEAAEAKAQTEPKCYTVEEAVESIGFGRFHILLFVIMGSANIVEAMEIMLLAVVSPEIRCEWRLEDWQVALVSTMVFLGFMVCGVLCGYVADKYGRWKVVFGGFIWASYFSLLTSFSPSYGWFIFLRCMVGCGVAATSQGFVLKTEFIPAKYRAFLLPLAAVFWMLGSMLIIILGMTVVPTMGWRWMIRFSIIPSIILIGLFMFIPESARFQVSAGNVQGAMSTLNWIARMNGASLPEGELREPEVLERGNAITLISPAFRRTSLLLWYSWFVASFSYYGSVLSGSELLEKNLLCMTDADPEHQIKHNQEEALCYCIPFNMADYQTLLISCLGEVALIPLNIGLLNIFGRKPSLAILQVLSAFFFMIVNICTTMMGFTILLFLLRSVVSMNFNVVYIYTAEVYPTAVRSIGMGFCTSFSRVGGMIAPFIAQVLMSKSVILALSPFALACVICAVGVLFLPIETRGRALLQDA from the exons ATGGCATTAAAGCGCTCGTCTTCCATGAAGACCCAGCTGGTCAATGCCATCCAGCTTCAGGAAgtggagctggaggaggagatCAACACAAGTAGCAGTAATAGCACACATGCCGAAGCTGCTGAGGCCAAAG CCCAAACAGAACCAAAATGCTACACCGTGGAGGAGGCTGTGGAGAGCATTGGCTTCGGACGCTTCCACATATTGCTTTTTGTCATCATGGGTAGTGCCAAT ATAGTGGAGGCAATGGAGATCATGTTGTTGGCTGTGGTTTCTCCTGAGATCCGCTGCGAATGGCGTCTAGAGGATTGGCAGGTGGCCCTTGTCTCCACG ATGGTGTTCCTCGGTTTCATGGTCTGTGGCGTCCTCTGTGGTTATGTTGCCGACAAATATGGACGTTGGAAG GTGGTGTTTGGAGGCTTTATATGGGCATCGTATTTTTCTCTGCTCACTTCATTCTCTCCATCGTATGGATGGTTCATCTTCCTGCGCTGTATGGTGGGCTGTGGTGTTGCAGCAACATCTCAAGG GTTTGTTTTGAAGACTGAATTCATCCCAGCCAAATACAGAGCTTTTCTGCTGCCTCTTGCCGCG GTCTTCTGGATGCTGGGTTCtatgcttattattattctcGGTATGACAGTGGTGCCTACAATGGGTTGGCGCTGGATGATCCGTTTTTCTATAATCCCCAGCATCATTCTCATTGGACTCTTCATG ttTATTCCCGAGTCTGCACGGTTCCAGGTCTCAGCAGGCAATGTACAAGGAGCCATGTCAACACTTAACTGGATCGCGAGGATGAATGGCGCCTCCTTACCTGAAGGAGAACTACGGGAACCTGAAGTG TTAGAAAGAGGAAATGCCATCACTCTGATCAGCCCAGCTTTTAGAAGAACATCACTTTTGCTGTGGTACTCCTG GTTTGTGGCCTCCTTCTCCTATTATGGCTCGGTTCTGAGCGGCTCTGAGTTGCTGGAGAAGAATCTTCTATGTATGACGGACGCTGATCCAGAGCACCAGATCAAACACAACCAGGAGGAGGCGCTGTGTTACTGTATCCCGTTCAACATGGCTGATTACCAGACTCTcctcatcagctgtttgggcgAGGTGGCAC TTATACCCCTTAATATTGGCCTGTTAAATATATTTGGACGGAAGCCCAGTTTGGCCATACTTCAGGTGTTGTCAGCCTTTTTCTTCATGATTGTTAATATTTGCACAACAAT GATGGGTTTCACTATACTGCTCTTCCTTCTCCGCTCCGTGGTTTCTATGAATTTTAATGTCGTCTACATTTACACAGCAGAG GTTTATCCCACGGCCGTACGCTCAATTGGAATGGGCTTTTGCACATCCTTCAGTCGAGTCGGAGGAATGATCGCACCATTTATTGCACAG GTGTTAATGTCTAAGTCTGTGATTCTGGCCCTGTCGCCGTTTGCCTTGGCGTGTGTGATTTGTGCGGTGGGAGTGTTGTTTTTGCCCATTGAGACCAGAGGACGTGCGTTACTA CAAGACGCCTGA
- the LOC122343293 gene encoding LOW QUALITY PROTEIN: protein-methionine sulfoxide oxidase mical3b-like (The sequence of the model RefSeq protein was modified relative to this genomic sequence to represent the inferred CDS: inserted 2 bases in 1 codon) yields the protein MWEGQSETCQAHGLFDAFVQAATCRETLRAFQELCKELKLHPGGQPQFYHALRSRLHDWKAKALWAKLDKRASQREYMRGHACTSTTCLIIGAGPCGLRTAIELRFLGARVVLLEKRDAFSRNNVLHLWPFTIQDLRGLGAKKFYGKFCAGAIDHISIRQLQLMLLKVALLLGVEVHVNVEFKRLVEPPDDQDKCVGWRAEVHPSSHPVNQLQFDVVIGADGRRNTLPGFRRKEFRGKLAIAITANFINRNTTAEAKVEEISGVAFIFNQRFFQDLRQATGIDLENIVYYKDDTHYFVMTAKKQSLLDKGVILRDYADTEMLLSRDNVDQNALLSYAREAADFSTNHQLPTLDFAINHYGQPDVAMFDFTCMYASENAAMVRQRRTHPLLVALVGDSLLEPFWPMGTGIARGFLAAMDTAWMVRSWGQGNTPSEVLAERESVYRLLPQTTPENVSKNYSQYSVDPASRYPNINMQLISAPQVCHLIDTGEGPVLSLDAVSSPHPRLTRQESMARYSKLLSWCQEQTHGYMNVCVTDFTTSWRSGLALCALIHRFRPDLIDFASLEESEAELNGQLGLDMAELEFGICPIMTGKEMSALEESDSLCMVMYLSQLHELLKDTAPASGNLSSGEKTVQFSSPRSPISLLSKLGQSLSRKRNPKDKKEKEADSVGNGKRRRTSQTGQSEEDDVPHDTKENKTSVVPPGSGPKVSEGHSKVRSMATLLLAKFEENSPSASASATRRQSYIQMYTGGVSSLAQQIANQIQSQQDQAPKLLQRRELGSQKEFPVNMGGSDVCYFCSRRVYVMERLSAEGKFFHRSCFQCDHCSTTLRLSNYAYDQLHGKFYCKHHFSYRMTSVAQRKRPALPVAPRPTQAPPAPSSASTSLSSLGSVGTATPPDSWSSSTHPDIVSSLAKRLCGTPERIELENYKPCPKQQDSPLQEVPEETLAQHNLSASLQEKNTEEQSSSSESDLEEEELAWKKEEGPNIRTNGESELDLGEELKEEEGDENHEKQGEEGEDDEEEEEEEGEVSEEEQDKGESSDESYEEYSDNTDIDTSSVRDSKPCDQQAEEESVSLQQSSTEPRPSLKPPESNPTPELSSNLESPPIKRSEVVEEFWLKSAEIRKSLGLEPLSRECDPKHTATQTSNVKESFYTSVAYIPSCNTSFTNQTARNCDSSTQTPSQSTSPPEPSHTMDGDTGVALEDTIGRCSVIHRLSITVEGCVMGDKLDLDLNSTSFGNENVLNSDAGLPTPPYSPSNSPLVGKQCRALHHSEPILDREVMVFSSTCPTPVPQRDCFKPELNQAHSLPPDEIEILCGNEAEGASRLPERSGVTEPEGQTDNRRLEYRRTLPDRLVAPLLAGGPEVRLRRSEMKLWGADNGMEEKEKKXNSLFSPRKSRKSMNAGAEAQREPGKHKSLWKTVFSVYKKDKKRKESVMVAETLPAATNTESKRKVSGINRTSDLCFRKNPSFSEDTDLSCHALLDRCPLRAQRAETEEELNAKLTRRVQRAARRQAKQEELRRLHRAQIIQRQLEQVEVKQRQLEEKGVAVEKALRGEADFWEDSSTSNLLDVHLGGMGKKDDPSLMHQWFKLVQEKNALVRYESELMIFARELELEDRQSRLQQELRERMAVEDDLKGEDELAEERRILSEMLDVVEQRDALVALLEEQRVREKEEDSDLEAVMLSKGFSLHWD from the exons ATGTGGGAGGGCCAGTCTGAGACGTGTCAGGCGCACGGCCTGTTCGATGCCTTCGTGCAGGCCGCCACATGCAGGGAGACCCTCAGGGCCTTCCAGGAGCTGTGTAAAGAGCTGAAGCTGCATCCCGGCGGCCAGCCGCAGTTCTACCACGCCCTGAGGAGCAGACTGCATGACTGGAAGGCCAAAGCACTATGGGCCAAATTGGATAAAAGGGCCAGCCAGAGAGAGTACATGAGAGGCCATGCTTGCACCAGCACTACG TGTCTGATCATAGGTGCAGGCCCGTGTGGATTGCGGACGGCTATAGAGCTGCGGTTTCTGGGCGCCAGAGTGGTTCTGCTGGAAAAGCGAGATGCTTTCTCGCGCAACAATGTGCTTCACCTTTGGCCCTTCACCATCCAGGACCTCCGCGGTTTGGGGGCCAAAAAGTTCTACGGGAAGTTCTGTGCTGGAGCCATTGACCATATTA GTATTCGTCAGCTGCAGCTGATGCTTTTGAAAGTGGCCTTGTTATTGGGTGTCGAGGTTCACGTGAATGTGGAGTTCAAACGCCTAGTGGAACCTCCAGACGATCAGGATAAAT GTGTTGGTTGGCGAGCAGAGGTCCATCCCAGCTCTCACCCAGTCAATCAGCTGCAGTTTGATGTGGTTATTGGCGCAGACGGTAGAAGAAACACTTTACCAG GGTTTCGCAGGAAGGAGTTTCGGGGGAAACTGGCCATTGCTATCACGGCGAATTTCATCAATCGCAACACCACTGCCGAAGCCAAAGTGGAGGAAATCAGCGGTGTCGCCTTCATCTTCAACCAGAGGTTTTTCCAGGATCTCCGGCAGGCTACCG GAATTGATCTGGAGAATATAGTATATTACAAAGATGACACTCACTACTTTGTAATGACCGCCAAAAAGCAAAGTCTTCTGGACAAAGGAGTCATTCTGCGC GATTATGCTGACACTGAGATGCTGCTGTCCAGGGATAATGTGGACCAGAATGCACTGCTCTCGTATGCTCGTGAAGCAGCTGATTTCTCTACCAATCATCAGCTCCCTACACTGGACTTTGCCATCAACCACTATGGGCAGCCAGATGTAGCCATGTTTGActttacatgcatgtatgcCTCTGAAAACGCAGCGATGGTGCGTCAGCGCAGAACTCACCCTCTGCTGGTCGCTCTGGTGGGGGATAGTTTACTAGAG ccatTCTGGCCAATGGGAACAGGAATTGCTCGGGGCTTCCTGGCAGCCATGGACACAGCCTGGATGGTGCGCAGCTGGGGTCAGGGCAACACCCCTTCAGAGGTTCTGGCTGAGAG AGAGAGCGTGTATCGGTTGCTTCCTCAGACAACTCCAGAAAACGTCAGTAAAAACTACAGCCAGTACAGCGTGGATCCTGCTAGTCGTTACCCCAACATCAACATGCAGCTCATCAGCGCTCCTCAG gtgtgtcATCTCATAGACACAGGTGAGGGTCCGGTTTTAAGCCTCGATGCAGTCAGCTCTCCACACCCAAGGCTCACACGGCAGG AGTCAATGGCTCGATACAGTAAGCTTCTGAGCTGGTGTCAGGAGCAGACGCACGGTTACATGAACGTGTGCGTGACAGACTTCACAACGTCCTGGAGAAGCGGCCTGGCCTTGTGCGCTCTCATACACAGATTCAGACCTGACCTCAT TGATTTTGCGTCTCTGGAGGAGAGTGAGGCGGAGTTGAATGGTCAGCTGGGTCTGGACATGGCGGAGCTGGAATTTGGTATTTGTCCTATAATGACCGGCAAGGAAATGAGTGCACTGGAAGAGAGCGACTCTCTCTGCATGGTCATGTACCTCAGTCAGCTTCACGAGCTCCTCAAAGACACAGCGCCGGCTAGTG GAAACCTGAGCTCTGGAGAGAAAACAGTTCAGTTCTCCAGCCCCAGGTCACCAATCTCACTGCTCAGCAAACTGGGACAGAGTCTGTCCCGCAAACGCAATCCTaag GATAAGAAAGAGAAGGAAGCAGATAGTGTTGGAAATGGAAAGAGGAGGAGAACAAGTCAGACTGGCCAGTCAGAAGAG GATGATGTTCCTCATGATACCAAAGAAAATAAGACTTCAGTAGTACCTCCTGGGTCAGGACCAAAGGTCAGTGAGGGTCACAGCAAGGTTCGGTCCATGGCAACACTACTGCTGGCTAAATTCGAGGAAAACTCGCCATCGGCCTCAGCCAGTGCAACTCGCCGACAG AGCTACATTCAGATGTATACTGGCGGAGTGAGCTCATTGGCTCAGCAgatagccaatcagattcagagTCAGCAGGATCAAGCTCCCAAGCTCCTTCAAAGGAGGGAGTTG GGCTCTCAGAAGGAGTTTCCTGTGAACATGGGAGGCAGCGATGTGTGTTATTTCTGCAGCCGTCGCGTTTATGTCATGGAAAGGCTGAGCGCAGAGGGAAAGTTCTTCCACAGGAGCTGCTTCCAGTGCGATCACTGCAGCACCACATTACGCCTCTCTAACTACGCTTACGACCAGCTACatg GGAAGTTTTACTGTAAGCACCACTTCAGCTACAGAATGACCAGCGTGGCTCAGAGAAAGAGACCGGCCCTTCCTGTGGCCCCTCGACCTACTCAG GCTCCCCCTGCTCCATCCTCGGCTTCTACGTCTTTGTCCTCTTTAGGATCAGTGGGCACAGCGACCCCACCAGACTCTTGGTCCTCCAGCACCCACCCAGACATTGTATCCAGCCTGGCCAAGAGACTGTGTGGTACACCAGAACGCATTGAGCTGGAGAACTACAAACCCTGCCCAAAACAACAGGACAGCCCACTGCAAGAGGTTCCAGAGGAGACGCTTGCACAGCACAACCTCAGTGCTAGCCTacaggagaaaaacacagaggAGCAGTCCAG TAGCTCTGAGTCAGACCTAGAGGAGGAGGAGCTTGCCTGGAAGAAGGAGGAGGGGCCGAACATCAGGACCAATGGAGAGAGTGAGTTAGATCTGGGGGAGGAGCTAAAGGAGGAAGAGGGAGATGAGAACCACGAAAAACAAGGAGAGGAGGGggaggatgatgaggaggaggaggaggaagaaggagAAGTTTCAGAAGAAGAACAAGACAAGGGAGAGTCTAGTGATG AGTCTTATGAAGAATACAGTGACAACACAGATATAGACACCAGCTCAGTGAGAGACTCCAAACCATGTGACCAACAGGCAGAAGAAGAGTCCGTTTCATTGCAACAGTCATCTACAGAGCCCCGACCATCCTTGAAACCGCCAGAATCAAATCCCACACCTGAGCTGTCGTCAAATCTAGAGAGTCCACCAATCAAGAGGTCAGAGGTTGTAGAGGAGTTCTGGCTGAAGAGTGCTGAGATCAGGAAGAGTTTAGGCCTGGAACCTCTGTCTAGAGAATGTGACCCCAAGCATACAGCAACCCAAACATCTAATGTTAAAGAGAGCTTCTACACCTCAGTCGCCTACATACCGTCCTGCAATACTAGTTTTACCAACCAAACGGCAAGAAACTGTGACTCCAGCACACAAACTCCATCTCAAAGCACGTCCCCGCCTGAACCATCTCACACTATGGATGGCGATACAGGTGTCGCTTTAGAAGACACAATAGGCCGCTGTTCTGTAATCCACAGACTGAGCATCACAGTAGAAGGTTGCGTGATGGGTGACAAGTTGGATTTGGACCTCAACTCCACCTCATTTGGAAATGAAAACGTTTTAAACTCAGACGCAGGTCTTCCTACTCCTCCGTACAGCCCGTCTAATTCCCCTCTTGTCGGCAAGCAATGTCGTGCCCTTCACCATTCTGAACCCATACTGGACCGAGAGGTTATGGTCTTCTCATCGACCTGCCCTACTCCTGTTCCACAGCGAGACTGTTTTAAACCTGAGCTCAATCAAGCTCATAGTCTTCCTCCGGATGAAATTGAGATCCTGTGCGGAAACGAGGCCGAAGGGGCATCCAGACTGCCGGAAAGATCTGGTGTCACAGAGCCCGAAGGCCAGACGGACAACCGTAGGCTGGAATACAGGCGGACGCTTCCTGACCGGTTGGTTGCTCCGCTGCTGGCAGGAGGACCTGAAGTCCGGCTTCGAAGGTCAGAAATGAAACTGTGGGGGGCAGACAACGGCAtggaggagaaggagaaaaa CAACTCCCTGTTCTCACCCCGTAAAAGCAGGAAGAGCATGAACGCAGGAGCTGAGGCCCAGCGGGAGCCAGGAAAGCACAAATCCCTCTGGAAGACTGTTTTTTCGGTGTATAAGAAGGACAAAAAGAGGAAAGAGTCTGTGATGGTGGCGGAAACTCTACCTGCTGCAACTAACACAGAGAGCAAGCGGAAAGTGTCAGGAATCAACAGAACATCAG ACCTGTGCTTCCGGAAAAATCCCAGTTTCTCTGAAGACACAGACTTGTCCTGCCATGCTCTTCTAGATAGATGTCCTCTCAGAGCTCAG AGAGCGGAAACGGAGGAGGAACTCAACGCCAAGCTAACACGCAGGGTGCAGAGAGCAGCACGGAGACAGGCCAAGCAGGAGGAGCTCCGGAGGCTGCACAGGgcacag ATAATCCAGCGTCAGTTGGAGCAGGTGGAGGTCAAGCAGAGGCAGCTGGAGGAGAAGGGTGTAGCTGTGGAGAAAGCACTCAGAGGCGAAGCAG